From Triticum aestivum cultivar Chinese Spring chromosome 4A, IWGSC CS RefSeq v2.1, whole genome shotgun sequence, a single genomic window includes:
- the LOC101290669 gene encoding eukaryotic translation initiation factor 3 subunit I, with the protein MRPILMKGHERPLTFLKYNRDGDLLFSCAKDHTPTVWYADNGDRLGTYRGHNGAVWSCDVSRHSARLITGSADQTAKLWDVKTGKELFTFRFDAPARSVDLAIGDHLAVITTDSFMGNMPTAQVKRIAEDLQDQTEESALVISGITGRINRAVWGPGNRTIITAGEDATIRIWDSETGKLLKESDKEVGHQKAISSLSKSLDWSHFLTGSLDKSAKLWDARTLTLIKTYVTERPVNAVDISPTLDHVVIGGGQDAMNVTMTDRRAGKFEAKFFHKILEEEIGGVKGHFGPINALAFNPDGRSFSSGGEDGYVRLHHFDPEYFNIKM; encoded by the exons ATGAGGCCTATTCTCATGAAGGGGCACGAGCGCCCGCTCACGTTCCTGAAGTACAACCGGGACGGCGACCTGCTGTTCTCATGCGCCAAGGACCACACCCCCACCGTCTGGTACGCCGACAACGGCGACCGCCTCGGCACCTACCGCGGCCACAACGGCGCGGTATGGTCCTGCGATGTCTCCCGCCACTCCGCGCGTCTCATCACGGGGAGCGCCGACCAGACTGCCAAGCTCTGGGACGTCAAGACGGGGAAGGAGCTCTTCACCTTCAGGTTCGACGCCCCCGCGCGCTCCGTCGACTTAGCCATCGGCGACCACCTGGCGGTCATCACCACCGACAGTTTCATGGGGAATATGCCCACCGCGCAGGTCAAGCGCATCGCCGAGGACCTGCAAGACC AAACGGAGGAGTCAGCTCTTGTGATCTCCGGCATCACGGGGAGGATTAACAGGGCCGTGTGGGGGCCCGGCAACCGGACCATCATCACCGCCGGTGAGGATGCCACCATCCGCATCTGGGACTCTGAG ACCGGAAAGCTGCTGAAGGAGTCAGACAAGGAGGTTGGACATCAGAAGGCAATTAGCTCACTGTCAAAATCCTTAGATTGGTCTCATTTCCTCACAGGTTCCTTGGATAAATCTGCTAAG CTATGGGATGCAAGAACACTGACCCTGATAAAGACATATGTCACAGAGCGACCGGTTAATGCTGTTGACATATCTCCTACTCTTGATCAT GTGGTTATTGGAGGTGGCCAAGATGCTATGAATGTTACTATGACAGATCGTCGTGCTGGTAAATTTGAGGCCAAATTTTTCCACAAG ATTTTAGAAGAAGAGATTGGTGGTGTTAAAGGACATTTTGGACCTATCAATGCATTAGCATTTAATCCTGATGGGAGGAG CTTTTCGAGTGGTGGTGAGGATGGATATGTGAGGCTACACCATTTTGATCCTGAGTATTTCAACATCAAGATGTAA